The Haloplanus sp. CK5-1 genome contains a region encoding:
- the thsA gene encoding thermosome subunit alpha → MIILGEDSQRTQGKDAQTMNITAGKAVAEAVRTTLGPKGMDKMLVDSGGSVVVTNDGVTILKEMDIDHPAANMIVEVSETQEDEVGDGTTTAVVIAGELLDEAEELIDQDIHPTTLAQGYRRAAEKAKEILEDNAIDVSADDRETLVKIASTAMTGKGAESAKDELADLLVDAVLAVRDDDGAVDTDNVSIEKVVGGSIGNSELIEGVIVDKERVSDSMPYAVEDANVALIDGELEVKETEIDAEVNVTDPDQLQQFLDQEEKQLREMVDKLVDVGADVVFVGSGIDDMAQHYLAQEGILAVRRAKDSDLSSLARSTGGTVVGSVDDITEDDLGFAGSVAQKDIGGDERIFVEDTPDAKSVTLVLRGGTEHVVDEVERAVEDSLGVVRTTLQDGKVLPGGGAPEAELALALRDYADSVGGREQLAVEAFAEALDVIPRTLAENAGLDPIDSLVDLRAQHDGGDLSAGLDAYTGDIIDMEEEGVVEPLRVKTQAIESATEAAVMILRIDDVIAAGDLKGGGSDDDGDDAPGGPGGGMGGGMGGMGGMGGMGGAM, encoded by the coding sequence ATGATCATTCTCGGCGAGGACTCCCAGCGCACGCAGGGCAAGGACGCCCAGACGATGAACATCACGGCCGGCAAGGCCGTCGCGGAGGCCGTACGGACCACACTCGGTCCGAAGGGCATGGACAAGATGCTGGTCGACTCCGGCGGGAGCGTCGTCGTCACGAACGACGGCGTCACGATCCTGAAGGAGATGGACATCGACCACCCCGCGGCGAACATGATCGTCGAGGTCTCGGAGACCCAGGAGGACGAGGTCGGGGACGGGACCACGACGGCCGTCGTTATCGCGGGCGAACTCCTCGACGAGGCCGAGGAGCTCATCGATCAGGACATCCACCCGACGACGCTGGCCCAGGGGTACCGCCGGGCCGCGGAGAAGGCCAAGGAGATCCTCGAGGACAACGCCATCGACGTCTCCGCGGACGACCGCGAGACGCTCGTCAAGATCGCCTCCACGGCGATGACCGGCAAGGGTGCGGAAAGCGCCAAGGACGAACTCGCCGACCTGCTGGTCGACGCCGTGCTCGCCGTGCGTGACGACGACGGCGCCGTCGACACCGACAACGTCTCGATCGAGAAGGTCGTCGGCGGCTCCATCGGCAACTCCGAGCTCATCGAGGGCGTCATCGTCGACAAGGAACGCGTCAGCGACAGCATGCCCTACGCGGTCGAGGACGCCAACGTCGCGCTGATCGACGGCGAACTCGAGGTCAAGGAGACCGAGATCGACGCCGAGGTCAACGTCACCGACCCCGACCAGCTCCAGCAGTTCCTCGACCAGGAGGAGAAGCAGCTCCGAGAGATGGTCGACAAGCTGGTCGACGTCGGCGCCGACGTCGTCTTCGTCGGCAGCGGCATCGACGACATGGCCCAGCATTACCTCGCACAGGAGGGCATCCTCGCCGTCCGCCGTGCGAAAGACAGCGACCTCTCGAGCCTCGCCCGGTCGACGGGCGGGACGGTCGTCGGTTCCGTCGACGACATCACCGAGGACGACCTCGGCTTCGCCGGCTCGGTCGCCCAGAAGGACATCGGCGGCGACGAGCGCATCTTCGTCGAGGACACCCCCGACGCCAAGTCCGTCACGCTCGTCCTCCGCGGCGGGACCGAACACGTCGTCGACGAGGTCGAGCGAGCCGTTGAGGACTCGCTCGGCGTCGTCCGCACGACGCTCCAGGACGGGAAGGTTCTGCCCGGCGGCGGCGCACCCGAGGCGGAACTCGCCCTCGCCCTGCGCGACTACGCCGACTCCGTCGGGGGGCGCGAACAGCTCGCAGTCGAGGCCTTCGCCGAGGCGCTCGACGTCATCCCGCGCACGCTCGCCGAGAACGCGGGTCTCGACCCCATCGACTCGCTGGTCGACCTGCGTGCCCAGCACGACGGTGGCGACCTCTCGGCCGGGCTGGACGCCTACACTGGCGACATCATCGACATGGAGGAGGAGGGCGTCGTCGAACCCCTCCGCGTGAAGACTCAGGCCATCGAGTCCGCCACCGAGGCGGCCGTCATGATCCTCCGCATCGACGACGTCATCGCGGCCGGCGACCTCAAGGGCGGCGGCAGCGACGACGACGGCGACGACGCCCCCGGCGGCCCCGGCGGCGGCATGGGCGGCGGCATGGGCGGTATGGGCGGCATGGGCGGCATGGGCGGCGCGATGTGA
- a CDS encoding tyrosine--tRNA ligase, protein MDVYERITRNASEVVTEAEGRELAEAPEGKRAYVGYEPSGVLHIGHMLTATKLIDLQEAGFEVTVLLADVHAYLNDKGTFEEIRETADRMKEQFLAYGLDEARTEFVLGSEFQFDREYVLDLHALELETTLSRAERSMADIKSGDSVTVSQAVYPLMQALDIVYLDVDLAVGGMEQRKVHMLARDTLPKIGEESPTCLHTPLIADLETGVGKMSASEGVSISMEDSTAEVEEKVNGAFCPPTRDPDPDEAGRERENPVLQIFEYHVFPRFETVIVERPDEYGGDLSYDDYESLAADLESGELHPADAKGALATYLDDLIAPGREKLREWRS, encoded by the coding sequence ATGGACGTCTACGAGCGAATCACCCGGAACGCGTCCGAGGTGGTCACCGAGGCGGAAGGGCGCGAGTTGGCCGAGGCCCCCGAGGGCAAGCGCGCGTACGTCGGCTACGAGCCCTCGGGCGTGCTCCACATCGGCCACATGCTCACCGCGACGAAACTGATCGACCTGCAGGAGGCCGGCTTCGAGGTGACGGTCCTGCTCGCGGACGTCCACGCCTACCTCAACGACAAGGGCACCTTCGAGGAGATTCGCGAGACGGCCGACCGGATGAAAGAGCAGTTCCTCGCGTACGGCCTCGACGAGGCGCGGACGGAGTTCGTCCTCGGCTCGGAGTTCCAGTTCGACCGCGAGTACGTCCTCGACCTCCACGCCCTGGAGTTGGAGACGACGCTCTCGCGGGCCGAGCGGTCGATGGCCGACATCAAGAGTGGTGACTCGGTCACCGTCTCCCAGGCCGTCTACCCGCTGATGCAGGCGCTCGACATCGTCTACCTCGACGTCGACCTCGCGGTCGGCGGGATGGAACAGCGCAAGGTCCACATGCTCGCCCGCGACACGCTCCCGAAGATCGGCGAGGAGTCACCGACCTGCCTGCACACGCCGCTGATCGCCGACCTCGAGACGGGGGTCGGCAAGATGTCCGCGAGCGAGGGCGTCTCCATCTCGATGGAGGATTCGACCGCGGAGGTCGAGGAGAAGGTCAACGGCGCGTTCTGTCCCCCGACCAGGGACCCCGACCCCGACGAAGCGGGGCGCGAGCGGGAGAACCCGGTGCTCCAGATCTTCGAGTACCACGTCTTCCCGCGGTTCGAGACGGTCATCGTCGAGCGTCCCGACGAGTACGGCGGCGACCTGTCCTACGACGACTACGAGTCGCTGGCGGCGGATCTGGAGTCGGGCGAGTTGCACCCCGCGGACGCGAAGGGGGCGCTCGCGACCTACCTCGACGACCTCATCGCGCCGGGTCGGGAGAAACTGCGGGAGTGGCGGTCCTAA
- a CDS encoding zinc-binding dehydrogenase: protein MPARMDAYTIDEFGDPDVFERTVPEIPEPASDEIRVDVVASNVNPVDYKVRRGDIPEFAPAFPATLHCDVSGVVDATGNDVDAFEVGDEVYGMPGGVGRQGALADCVVGHADTFASAPESIPLEDSAALPVVALTAWETLADKATVDVGDDVVVYGATGGVGHVGVQLADWFGATVTATASSEEKRSLARDLGADATVDYTRTGVESYVDEHTDGTGFDVVFDPVGDDHLDTAFEAVRPYGSVVTTEPSAAEDVDLAPMHATSLELGVVLVIHPVLAGRGQERIGEELETIATLVDKGAVAPHIDGRYAFDEVADAHRRAERGDFVGRLLLVDE from the coding sequence ATGCCCGCCCGGATGGATGCCTACACGATCGACGAGTTCGGTGACCCGGACGTGTTCGAGCGGACGGTGCCCGAGATACCGGAGCCCGCCTCCGACGAGATCCGCGTCGACGTCGTCGCCTCCAACGTCAACCCGGTCGATTACAAGGTCCGCCGGGGTGATATCCCCGAGTTCGCGCCCGCCTTCCCGGCGACCCTCCACTGTGACGTGTCCGGCGTCGTCGACGCGACCGGCAACGACGTCGACGCCTTCGAGGTTGGCGACGAGGTGTACGGGATGCCCGGCGGCGTCGGCCGACAGGGCGCACTCGCCGACTGCGTCGTCGGCCACGCGGACACGTTCGCGTCGGCCCCCGAGTCGATCCCGCTCGAAGACAGCGCCGCGCTCCCCGTCGTCGCCCTGACCGCGTGGGAGACGCTCGCCGACAAGGCCACCGTCGACGTCGGCGACGACGTGGTGGTCTACGGCGCGACGGGCGGTGTCGGCCACGTCGGCGTCCAACTGGCCGACTGGTTCGGCGCGACCGTCACCGCGACGGCGTCGAGCGAGGAGAAACGCTCGCTCGCGCGGGACCTGGGGGCCGACGCCACGGTCGACTACACCCGGACCGGCGTCGAATCGTACGTCGACGAACACACGGACGGGACCGGCTTCGACGTGGTGTTCGATCCGGTCGGTGATGACCACCTCGACACGGCGTTCGAGGCGGTTCGCCCCTACGGATCGGTCGTCACGACCGAGCCCAGCGCGGCGGAAGACGTCGACCTCGCGCCGATGCACGCCACCTCGCTGGAACTCGGGGTCGTGCTCGTGATCCATCCGGTGCTTGCCGGTCGGGGGCAGGAGCGGATCGGCGAGGAACTGGAGACCATCGCGACGCTCGTCGACAAAGGGGCGGTCGCCCCACACATCGACGGACGGTACGCGTTCGACGAGGTTGCGGACGCCCACCGCCGCGCCGAGCGCGGCGACTTCGTCGGGAGACTGCTGCTCGTCGACGAGTGA
- the eif1A gene encoding translation initiation factor eIF-1A has translation MSEDENGGRTDLRMPDDDEVFAVVTDMLGDNRVKVRCADGVERTARIPGRMQKRIWIREDDVVLVEPWDWQDEKADIEWRYEKAEADQLRREGHIE, from the coding sequence ATGAGCGAGGACGAGAACGGTGGGCGGACGGACCTCCGAATGCCCGACGACGACGAGGTGTTCGCCGTCGTGACGGACATGCTTGGGGACAACCGAGTGAAGGTGCGGTGTGCCGACGGCGTCGAGCGCACCGCCCGCATCCCGGGTCGGATGCAAAAGCGCATCTGGATCCGCGAGGACGACGTCGTCCTCGTCGAACCGTGGGACTGGCAGGACGAGAAGGCGGACATCGAGTGGCGCTACGAGAAGGCGGAGGCGGACCAACTGCGACGCGAAGGCCACATCGAGTAG
- a CDS encoding SHOCT domain-containing protein encodes MSGHTDRVTTLVSLAVLGVGFVAMALDVTGFWLVWALGFGVVVPAVAVLRGRSATTDGAGDEVDDALATLRERYARGELSESAFEAKVEALLETETPETAREPPETARERLDRERAGDTERET; translated from the coding sequence GTGAGCGGACACACAGACCGAGTCACGACGCTCGTCAGCCTGGCAGTCCTCGGGGTCGGCTTCGTCGCGATGGCACTGGACGTGACGGGGTTCTGGCTCGTCTGGGCCCTCGGCTTCGGCGTCGTCGTGCCCGCAGTCGCCGTGTTGCGGGGGCGGTCGGCGACGACCGACGGGGCCGGCGACGAGGTGGACGACGCGCTGGCGACGCTTCGGGAGCGGTACGCCCGCGGCGAACTCTCCGAGTCGGCGTTCGAGGCGAAGGTGGAGGCGTTGCTGGAGACGGAGACGCCGGAGACGGCCCGCGAGCCACCGGAGACGGCCCGCGAGCGACTCGACCGGGAGCGGGCGGGCGACACCGAGCGCGAGACATAG
- the rnz gene encoding ribonuclease Z produces the protein MRVTFLGTSGAIPTTQRAPSAVLVNREGERFLFDCGEGTQRQMMRFGTGFDVSHIFVTHLHGDHILGIPGLIQSLDFNDRTDPLAIHVPPRAREHVSDLVHAGGHQPGYPVRIDEVSPGSVAYDAADLSVRTVETEHRTRSMGYALIEDDRPGRFDREGAEELGVPVGPKFGRLHDGESVELDDGRVIDPEQVVGDPRPGRRFVYTGDTRPVDAVVDVAADADLLIHDATFADDEAERARHTGHSTAREAAEVAARAGVSRLALTHVSSRYAGRIDRLEREAREAFDGECFVASDGQTVEVPFPDAD, from the coding sequence ATGCGCGTGACGTTTCTCGGCACGAGCGGTGCCATCCCGACGACCCAGCGCGCCCCGAGTGCCGTCCTCGTCAACCGCGAGGGCGAGCGCTTCCTGTTCGACTGCGGCGAGGGGACACAGCGCCAGATGATGCGTTTCGGGACCGGCTTCGACGTCTCTCACATCTTCGTCACGCACCTCCACGGCGATCACATCCTCGGGATTCCGGGCTTGATCCAGTCGCTCGACTTCAACGACCGCACCGACCCGCTCGCCATTCACGTCCCGCCCCGCGCCCGCGAACACGTCTCGGACTTGGTCCACGCCGGCGGACACCAGCCCGGCTACCCCGTCCGCATCGACGAGGTTTCCCCCGGCTCCGTCGCCTACGACGCCGCCGACCTCTCCGTGCGGACCGTCGAGACGGAACACCGCACCCGATCGATGGGCTACGCACTGATCGAGGACGACCGCCCGGGGCGGTTCGACCGCGAGGGCGCCGAGGAACTCGGCGTCCCCGTCGGCCCGAAGTTCGGCCGCCTCCACGACGGCGAGTCGGTCGAACTCGACGACGGCCGGGTGATCGACCCCGAGCAAGTGGTGGGCGACCCCCGACCGGGGCGGCGGTTCGTCTACACCGGCGACACCCGCCCGGTCGACGCCGTCGTCGACGTCGCCGCGGACGCCGACCTCCTGATCCACGACGCAACGTTCGCCGACGACGAGGCGGAGCGGGCGCGTCACACGGGCCACTCGACCGCCCGCGAGGCGGCCGAGGTAGCCGCCCGCGCCGGCGTCTCTCGGCTCGCGTTGACCCACGTCTCCTCCCGGTACGCCGGCCGGATCGACCGTCTGGAGCGCGAGGCCCGCGAGGCCTTCGACGGCGAATGTTTCGTCGCCAGCGACGGGCAGACGGTCGAGGTTCCGTTCCCGGACGCCGACTGA
- the rio1 gene encoding serine/threonine-protein kinase Rio1 — MSDREEYGLLNPEEGEGEDFGDEWEEIDVSDTEADRIARKRDREFAEFRKRLKDADQFKVEQSVFDDATFAAIYKLVQDGHIEAFGGPISTGKEANVYEALGEAGDVAVKIYRINASNFQQMREYLEGDPRFEGIGSDKKKVVLAWTKKEFANLRRARSAGVRVPRPIAVERNVLVMELVGLVEERARRLAEVNVENPETAFEVVREYMRRLYRAGLVHGDLSEYNLIIHDGELVVIDLGQAATVHHPNADDFLDRDCRNVAAFFSRQGIDVDPADLRAFVTEPADD, encoded by the coding sequence ATGAGTGACCGCGAGGAGTACGGCCTGCTGAACCCCGAGGAGGGCGAGGGTGAGGACTTCGGCGACGAGTGGGAAGAGATCGACGTCTCCGACACCGAGGCGGACCGGATCGCCAGGAAGCGCGACCGCGAGTTCGCCGAGTTCCGCAAGCGCCTGAAGGACGCCGACCAGTTCAAAGTCGAGCAGTCGGTGTTCGACGACGCCACCTTCGCGGCCATCTACAAACTCGTTCAGGACGGTCACATCGAGGCCTTCGGCGGCCCCATCTCGACGGGGAAGGAGGCCAACGTCTACGAGGCGCTGGGCGAGGCGGGCGACGTGGCGGTGAAGATCTACCGCATCAACGCCTCGAACTTCCAGCAGATGCGGGAGTACCTCGAGGGTGACCCGCGGTTCGAGGGGATCGGCTCGGACAAGAAGAAGGTGGTGCTGGCGTGGACGAAAAAGGAGTTCGCCAACCTGCGGCGTGCGCGGTCGGCGGGCGTCCGGGTGCCGCGACCCATCGCCGTCGAGCGCAACGTCCTTGTGATGGAACTCGTGGGGTTGGTCGAGGAGCGTGCCCGTCGCCTCGCGGAGGTGAACGTCGAGAATCCCGAGACGGCGTTCGAGGTGGTCCGGGAGTACATGCGCCGGCTCTACCGGGCCGGCCTCGTCCACGGCGACCTCTCGGAGTACAACCTCATCATCCACGACGGCGAACTCGTCGTCATCGACCTCGGGCAGGCGGCGACGGTCCACCACCCCAACGCCGACGACTTCCTGGACCGGGACTGTCGCAACGTGGCCGCCTTCTTCTCCCGGCAGGGGATCGACGTCGACCCGGCCGACCTCCGGGCGTTCGTGACCGAACCGGCCGACGACTGA
- a CDS encoding KH domain-containing protein yields MQHVKVPQDRLGVLIGEGGETMREIEDRAEVRLDIDSESGSVAIDATGDPVTAMVAPDIVRAIGRGFKPDAALSLLDDEMRMFDLIDIEDATRNKNDLQRQKGRLIGENGRTRELMEELTGAEVVIYGTTLGIIGGPEEVQAVRRAAEMLLDGAPHGAVYGFLERKHNELSRGADLQPSN; encoded by the coding sequence ATGCAGCACGTGAAGGTTCCGCAGGACCGACTCGGCGTCCTCATCGGCGAGGGCGGCGAGACCATGCGCGAGATCGAGGACCGCGCCGAGGTCCGCCTCGACATCGACTCCGAGAGCGGCAGCGTCGCCATCGACGCCACGGGTGATCCCGTCACCGCGATGGTCGCGCCCGACATCGTGCGGGCCATCGGCCGCGGGTTCAAGCCGGACGCGGCGCTCTCCCTCCTCGACGACGAGATGCGGATGTTCGATCTGATCGACATCGAGGACGCCACCCGTAACAAGAACGACCTCCAGCGACAGAAGGGCCGGCTCATCGGCGAGAACGGCCGAACCCGCGAACTGATGGAAGAACTCACCGGGGCCGAGGTGGTCATCTACGGCACCACCCTCGGCATCATCGGGGGACCCGAGGAGGTCCAAGCCGTCCGCCGGGCCGCCGAGATGCTACTCGACGGTGCGCCCCACGGTGCGGTGTACGGCTTCCTCGAGCGCAAGCACAACGAACTCTCCCGCGGCGCCGACCTCCAGCCCTCGAACTGA
- a CDS encoding DUF460 domain-containing protein, which yields MNARTSALDALVFGVDVQSGDVRGDAPSYATVAYDGENFDRDVVSYRKLRRLIEREEPSIVATDNVYELATDHDDLVRFLRWLPDTTRLVQVTGAERPEPLSRVASRHGVPYGKDPMREAEAAARLAAANVGHEVTAFADTTTVKVSRGRSTGSGGWSQDRYTRRIHGNVKKRAREVGEALDSANLDYEREVTEKYGGYANATFTVEAAPDDLPVSRSRSGDTRVEIERERRDGIEFEPLVQRRDRVLVGIDPGTTTAAAVVSLDGEVLDVLSTRTADTAGVIEWLVERGRPVVVAADVEPMPETVEQFRRSFDAAGWEPASDLPVDEKLHRTRDLSYDNDHERDALAAALFAFDDYEDQFDRITRKVPPQFDRGEVIDRVVTGEASVEAVLEELSTDDDEESEESTHEPRELSPEERRIKRLERQVDRLEGQVADLEAEVTEKDERIAEYEEELSEARREERREARERREINRLERETTRLERERDEERDRADELEAKLERLKTLWKLDHSDFADVSEGKDLVPVKVIEQFTRDAIDDAEEAYGLASGDVVYLRDASGAGRSTAERLVATDPRVVLRDGNLSEIADEVLFDHAIPVAPADDVTIQEVDELAVARESEVEAAVADWECRADERSKEQTSEMVDQIISEHRAESGGD from the coding sequence GTGAACGCCCGGACGAGTGCGCTCGACGCGCTGGTGTTCGGCGTCGACGTACAGAGCGGCGACGTTCGCGGTGACGCACCCTCCTACGCGACGGTCGCCTACGACGGGGAGAACTTCGACCGGGACGTGGTCTCCTACCGGAAACTCCGCCGGCTGATCGAGCGCGAAGAGCCCTCGATCGTCGCCACCGACAACGTCTACGAACTCGCGACCGACCACGACGATCTGGTGCGGTTCCTCCGGTGGCTCCCCGACACGACGCGTCTGGTGCAGGTGACGGGCGCGGAGCGGCCGGAACCGCTCTCGCGGGTCGCCTCGCGACACGGCGTCCCGTACGGCAAGGACCCGATGCGGGAGGCCGAGGCCGCCGCCCGCCTCGCGGCCGCGAACGTCGGCCACGAGGTGACGGCCTTCGCCGACACGACCACGGTGAAGGTGTCTCGCGGGCGCTCGACCGGGTCGGGCGGCTGGAGCCAGGACCGCTACACCCGGCGCATCCACGGCAACGTCAAGAAGCGCGCCCGCGAGGTGGGCGAGGCGCTCGACTCGGCGAACCTCGACTACGAACGGGAGGTGACCGAGAAGTACGGCGGCTACGCCAACGCGACGTTCACGGTCGAGGCCGCGCCGGACGACCTCCCGGTCTCCCGGTCGCGGTCCGGCGACACCCGCGTCGAGATCGAGCGCGAGCGCCGCGACGGCATCGAGTTCGAACCCCTAGTCCAGCGCCGGGACCGCGTGCTCGTGGGGATCGACCCCGGGACGACCACGGCGGCGGCCGTCGTCTCCCTCGACGGCGAGGTCCTCGACGTCCTCTCGACGCGGACCGCGGACACGGCGGGGGTGATCGAGTGGTTGGTCGAGCGCGGCCGGCCTGTCGTCGTCGCGGCCGACGTGGAGCCGATGCCCGAGACGGTCGAGCAGTTCCGCCGGAGCTTCGACGCCGCGGGATGGGAACCCGCCTCGGATCTGCCGGTCGACGAGAAGCTCCACCGCACCCGCGACCTGAGCTACGACAACGACCACGAACGCGACGCCCTCGCCGCCGCGCTGTTCGCGTTCGACGACTACGAGGACCAGTTCGACCGCATCACCCGGAAGGTCCCGCCCCAGTTCGACCGCGGCGAGGTGATCGACCGGGTCGTCACCGGCGAGGCGTCCGTGGAGGCGGTCCTCGAGGAGTTGTCGACCGACGACGACGAGGAGAGCGAAGAGTCGACTCACGAGCCACGGGAGCTCTCGCCGGAGGAACGGCGCATCAAGCGCCTCGAACGGCAGGTCGACCGACTGGAGGGACAGGTCGCCGACCTCGAAGCGGAGGTAACCGAGAAGGACGAACGCATCGCCGAGTACGAGGAGGAACTCTCGGAGGCGCGTCGCGAGGAGCGCCGCGAGGCCCGCGAGCGCCGCGAGATCAACCGGCTGGAGCGCGAGACGACCCGGTTGGAGCGGGAACGCGACGAGGAGCGAGACCGGGCCGACGAACTCGAAGCCAAGCTGGAGCGCCTGAAGACGCTGTGGAAACTCGATCACTCCGACTTCGCCGACGTCTCCGAGGGGAAGGACCTCGTCCCGGTGAAGGTAATCGAGCAGTTCACCCGCGACGCCATCGACGACGCCGAGGAGGCCTACGGCCTCGCGTCCGGCGACGTGGTCTACCTCCGGGACGCCAGCGGCGCTGGTCGCTCGACCGCCGAACGGCTGGTGGCGACCGACCCGCGGGTCGTCCTCCGGGACGGCAACCTCTCGGAGATCGCCGACGAGGTCCTGTTCGACCACGCTATCCCCGTCGCTCCCGCGGACGACGTGACGATCCAGGAGGTGGACGAACTCGCGGTCGCCCGCGAGAGCGAGGTCGAGGCGGCCGTCGCCGACTGGGAGTGCCGGGCCGACGAGCGGTCCAAGGAGCAAACGTCGGAGATGGTCGACCAGATCATCAGCGAGCACCGCGCCGAGAGTGGCGGCGACTGA
- a CDS encoding protein sorting system archaetidylserine decarboxylase has translation MTGLAPGARRFALPPLLAAVPLAVVAPPLGAGALALGLFVVWFFRDPERSPPPNGVVAPADGRVSVVRQEDERVRIGVFMNVTDVHVLRAPMGGTVESRTHRPGAHRPAFSKESDRNERVEVTLDSCELSMIAGWFARRIYPYVAAGDEVGRGERVGHIAFGSRADVLLPPAYDRDDLLVSEGESVRAGETVVALS, from the coding sequence GTGACCGGGCTCGCACCCGGGGCACGGCGATTCGCCCTCCCGCCGCTGCTCGCCGCCGTCCCCCTCGCGGTCGTCGCGCCGCCGCTGGGTGCGGGGGCGCTCGCGCTCGGCCTCTTCGTCGTCTGGTTCTTTCGGGATCCCGAGCGGTCGCCGCCGCCGAACGGGGTCGTCGCGCCAGCCGACGGCCGCGTCTCCGTCGTCCGCCAGGAGGACGAACGCGTCCGGATCGGCGTGTTCATGAACGTCACCGACGTCCACGTCCTCCGGGCACCCATGGGTGGAACGGTCGAGTCGCGAACCCACCGACCGGGAGCACACCGACCCGCGTTCTCCAAGGAGTCGGACCGAAACGAGCGGGTCGAGGTGACGCTTGACTCGTGTGAGTTGTCGATGATCGCCGGGTGGTTCGCCCGTCGCATCTACCCGTACGTCGCGGCGGGCGACGAAGTTGGCCGCGGCGAGCGCGTCGGCCACATCGCCTTCGGGAGCCGGGCGGACGTACTCCTCCCGCCGGCGTACGACCGCGACGACCTGCTGGTGTCGGAGGGGGAGTCGGTCCGGGCCGGCGAGACGGTCGTGGCGCTGTCGTGA
- a CDS encoding AAA family ATPase → MDAPLWTDAHAPAIEDLPQSSVRDRLRRAVDEPMNLVVQGPPGAGKTAAVRALADAAHDDANDLVEINVADFFDRTKKEIRKDPRFESFLTGRSRMAKRDMINRVLKESASYAPVSGEYKTIVLDNAEAIREDFQQALRRVMEQHHRTTQFVIVTRQPSTLIAPVRSRCFPVPVRAPTADEIEAVVGDILDAEGVDYDDDGLEFVAGYASGDLRRGILGTQTTAQQADEVTMNTVHETLQDVGHDDELDAVLAAAETGDIVEARKTVGSLLDDEGYDGQSLLADLLSAARKRYDGDDLARLHRLAGEVDLDLVTGTDDRLHLAHLLSAWSERRVGA, encoded by the coding sequence ATGGACGCCCCCCTGTGGACGGACGCCCACGCCCCCGCCATCGAGGACCTACCGCAGTCGTCGGTCCGCGACCGGCTCCGGCGTGCGGTCGACGAGCCGATGAACCTCGTCGTGCAGGGACCGCCCGGTGCGGGCAAGACCGCCGCCGTCCGGGCGCTCGCCGACGCGGCCCACGACGATGCGAACGACCTCGTGGAGATCAACGTCGCGGACTTCTTCGACCGGACCAAAAAAGAGATCCGGAAGGACCCACGCTTCGAGAGCTTCCTCACCGGTCGCTCCCGGATGGCGAAACGCGACATGATCAACCGCGTGCTGAAGGAGTCTGCGAGCTACGCGCCCGTCTCTGGCGAGTACAAGACCATCGTCCTCGACAACGCCGAGGCGATCCGAGAGGACTTCCAACAGGCGCTCCGGCGGGTGATGGAGCAACACCACCGCACGACCCAGTTCGTGATCGTCACCCGCCAGCCGTCGACGCTCATCGCGCCCGTCCGCTCGCGGTGTTTCCCGGTGCCGGTCCGGGCACCGACGGCCGACGAAATCGAGGCCGTCGTCGGTGACATCCTCGACGCCGAGGGGGTCGACTACGACGACGACGGTCTGGAGTTCGTCGCCGGCTACGCCAGCGGCGACCTCCGCCGGGGGATCCTCGGCACACAGACGACCGCCCAGCAAGCCGACGAGGTGACGATGAACACGGTCCACGAGACGCTGCAGGACGTCGGCCACGACGACGAACTGGACGCCGTGCTCGCGGCCGCGGAGACGGGCGACATCGTCGAGGCACGAAAGACGGTCGGGTCGCTGCTGGACGACGAGGGGTACGACGGCCAGTCGCTGCTCGCCGACCTGCTCTCGGCGGCCCGAAAGCGGTACGACGGCGACGACCTCGCGCGCCTCCACCGCCTCGCGGGCGAGGTCGACCTCGACCTGGTGACCGGGACGGACGACCGCCTCCACCTCGCACACCTGCTGTCGGCGTGGAGCGAGCGGAGAGTGGGAGCGTGA